The Euphorbia lathyris chromosome 4, ddEupLath1.1, whole genome shotgun sequence genomic interval ccctaattatctaattatcacaaataaaccccccTTTTGGAAGATGAACTCAAACCTAATCCCTCTCTTTTACAATTCTTACAATCCCTAAAGAAAACTGCAAAAGATCTAGAGAACAATTCCATTTTCATCATCCAAAACCCCAAACCCGCCATTGAAGCTCTGTTAGACCTTCAAACTCAAAAACAAAGCATattttcttcctcctcaaatctTTCTCTCTTATTATCATGCCTAGAAACCCTAAAAAACTCCAATAGCTATGGCCTCAAAGCCCTCCTCCGCCGCCAACTCATCAATTACAGAATCTACCAACTCGCATTCGAAATTGAAGCTGAAGTTCAAACCTTAATCGACCGAGAATGCATTCGGATTCTCGCGAACTTAAATCGAGAAACAGACACCGAGGATGAGAAATTGAAGGGACTGAGAGCTTTCGAGAACCGTTTGTTACAGGGTTTCCACAGCGAGTTTCAAGAACTGATTCTGAAATCAAAGGGGTTTCCAATTCTCGAAGCTTTAATCGCCGATTCAACTCGCTCAAATGAACTCCGAGAGCAATCGGCGTTCTGTATCGTCGCTTTAGTCAGATTCAACAGAGATGTGTTTATCGGATTGATTCTGATGGGATCGACTGTTGAATCTTTGATTTCAATGGCGTCCGAAGGTTCAATTCGAGCTCTCCGTTCATTAATCAGATTAATCAAGATTCCACTAATCGACGAACTCGAACTACTCGGAGAAATCCCTAGAATCATCAATCTCTGTGACTCCTCCGAAGATCTGTCAATTCAGGTAGCCGCCATGGATTGTATCTGCGAGATTGCGAGAAAAGAAGTGATTGAAACCATGATAAGAGAGAATTTGATTGAGAAACTGATGGAGTTGCAGAGATCTGGAGATGGAGAAACTGAATAGACGAAGAAGCCATTTGCGAGCTGTGAGGAGATTTGGGGTGCAAATTGAAGTGGGAGAAGGGTTGAGTGATAATTAGATAAGtaggggtttatttgtgataattagataattatgggggttaatttataaaataaataaatataaagaccaaattaactcttttctctttgaattttaacactgttagtcaatttagcctATGTTTGCTAACAGTTTGTAACACAGACCtccgtttgcaaaaaaaaaaaaccacagggcCGAGTTCGCAAATCCGGTATACCATAGgcatttttttgtacttatccctaaaatctatgccccaaacatcaaatagctcacatacgagtatgccttgttgaagcatctcatttctcctagagatattccctactctctgacatgcatcacaatatttaatatagctACTAACATcattatgcatttgtggccaccaaaacccactttggaggatttttgccactgtcctatctggcccgaagtggccacctggttctctagaatgacacatattaatcacTGAATCTACCTCCTCTTCAGGTATACATCTTCTAATCATGCCATCAGTGCAGAATCGGAATAAATACggctcttcccaaaaatattgtttgttctCAAACATAAACTTACGTTTTTTGCTTGTAGCTAAATTAGGAGGAAGAATGTTAcccgactttgtagttcgcgatgtctgcaaaccaggggagagtttttaccgaatataaTGTTTCGTCCGGAAATACCTCCTTGATCGCCTCATGTTCTAAGGGttgctgatctgactctaacctggataggtgATCCGCTATCACGTTCTCCACtcctttcttgtctctgatctcgatgtcaaattcttagAGTAGTAAAATCCAgcggatcagcctaggttttgcatcttgcttactcatcaaatatcttaaagctgcatggtcagtaaaaacaattacatTAGAGAGCTccaaataagatctaaatttgtcaaaggcaaaaactacagctagcaattccttttcagttattgaataattctgttgtgcatcatttaaggttttgctagcatagaagattgggcgaaaaatttatctaccctctgcccaagacaggctcccaCAGCTAGATCGCTGGCCTCGCACATTAattcaaagggaagggaccaatctgGGCTTGCCATAACaggtgcttcaattaatttctttttcaataatttgaatgcagacatacattcttcattaaaatcaaaatcagcatctttcaacaataattgagtgaggggtttagtgatttttgagaaatcctttataaatcgtctataaaaccccgcatgtcctaaaaagctcctaaccaattttacaTTGGTAGGGGGAcagtttttcaatcacctcaatttttgccggatcgacctcaaTCCCCTTTCCcaacaccttgtgtcctaacactatacaattttggaccataaactggcatttttcccaattgagtgccaaATTCTTGTCTTCACAATGTTCTAAGACTTGGTCCAGGTTTTCAAGATATTGATCAAAAGTAGGTCCACGTTCATAGAAGTCGTAAGTTGGGGGTTCAGAGTTATACCTTTGACGATTACCcaagtaacttacattctcacctctaggtataTGGTGGTTGACATGGCATACCTCACCGGGGTGATTATGGCCACATCTTGCACAAAATGGTGTCATTGTTTGGTTGTTGCGGCCAAAGGAAGCCACAAGGAAGTCCATTTTCTTGTTGAGGCCAGTCATGGACGGTTTTGGAGTtctgttgtccataattgctgAAAGAAAGATTTTACAAGTATATAAGAAGTATAATACTACGAATCGTATGAAACGATTGTATGAcaatatatcaacaagtatttgtataaacaagtatagaagtcataaagaattatatataaacaggtgtaaacgatataaacaaaggatattcacaaggaatgcctaaactaacaaatcgacctttgattcgatattgcagaagaaataaatccccggcaacggcgccaaaaacttgatgcgcctcacgaCGTTTGGTACCGCaaagctcactaagggataagtgtaccccatcgttatcaagtaataaaatctggaaagtccaagtatcgaatccacaagacttatttactacaagtatcgagctacttggtcttaggtgttatctaggctgtgtgggttttgagttggttttgtttaagttaatctactcctagttgaattatgctactcctagctaagttatactaattcaaactaagttattctattcctaattaagttaaactactcctagatgatctttcactaatgtaattacccgaaggaacatggtatgaacaataatgatgaagatagattatttggtcaatagattaaaaacccaatctaagtcacttgtattcaaggcgattaaccctacttaccctcctgaagttcctagtgcgtgattcccttgtaaggccgaaactaggtctaaggctcaataatttgggcttaatcaactaagaggtcgtcaatctcctaggctctgactaggtcagattcagctcacaatatgtgcctactagattttggggcttttgaatgagttaaaccaattgaataaagcgtaagacaaagattaaataaatgaatcatagaacaaaacaagagctaaatatcattaaaggcgaagaatattgtcacgggatacaattagcctaggattcatagactgtatcaaagggtacaaaacatagtaagataaaaggtgatatgaaaatccctttcagggaacctatctaccctgcagccggcttactaggtcttaaggacggaccttgaataatcctcggtggatggagcttcggagctttggagcttcttcaatggaggttgaaggagatggagaaggtggagagaattcttcaagggtgaaaaACTAAGGTAATTTACaagaatgaaagatatctaatttacaattggaaattcctatttatagatgcggtttgggccctctttctgacctaattcgtatccttttgcaggtgggaagtcgtggggtcaatcgtGTCATCGTGGggtcgggaatcagtcttttgactgattcccgcagggcaGCTCGTCGCGAGCTGGCCTCCAGCTCGCTCGATCTGGCCCTtggaggccagctcgcccgagcaggcctacgaaggccagctcggcgagctggccatgCCAGGGGCTAGCTTGGCCGAGCTGAAAatgccagctcgcccgagcaggcccttgAAGGCCAGTTCGGCCGAGCTGACAtagccagctcaccgagctggccCCTTAAAGGCCTGCTCGACGGGCTGGCAACGCCAGCTCGCCGATCTAgccccaaaaaggccatttcgacgagcgAGAATGCCCAGAACGCCTAGCGCGACTGTCGAATATCCCGAAACGCAActttcacccgaactcgttcctaCTTTAGCCTTCACATgtacgaaaactccaaataacattagttccgaggctaaattgacccgtcaatcgctcattttgagttgacactccgtttggtgcgacttttggcggatcaattagctataaaagataatggaattttaacatacatgctattttggccatattcgcccaaaataaccagaaaacgagcctaaacaacgaaaagtaaataaaaatttccaatttctaactaactcacacaaaagcatataaatgcgagaattgctcgcttattcatgaaataacgctaaaaaccgtcctaaaaccgtacccaaagataggggtttttgacccctatcaataaCATCAACAGAAATTTCATCTGGGGAAGTTCTAACTACAGGACAAAGTTGCATCTTGTTAATTAGGAGCGGGTCAGCAGACCTCGGAGCCAAGGCGGACTCGGGGTTAGACAAACGCGCAAAGCAAATTTGGATAATGTAGCGAAGCTTAGTTGGAGAATGCTTGTGGATCCGAATTGTTTTTGGGTGAAGGTGCTTAAAGGGATTTATGGTAGCAACCGGAATGGAATGGATATTTTTCGGAAAAAGTATCCTCAAAGCAGTATTTGGAGAAACATTGTGAAAGGAGcagaagttttgaaaaaaaggATGTTCCGTTTAGTTAAAAACGGGAGAAACACGAGGTTTTGGAATGAGCGATGGTTGGACGCTCGACCCTTAGGCGAAATTGCGACTCGGCCTCTTACGGAGGATGAGAAGGGGAAGATGATCTCCGATTATTGAAAGGAGGGTCAAGGTTGGGACTGGGATCGCCTCAACTTAGTCCTGCCTCACGATGCACTGTTCAAACTTGCAGCTATGATCTTGTTTATTGATGGTGACGACTGGGACAACTAGACGTGGGGTTACACGCCGTCAGGATCGTTTATGGTTGGCGTATGAGGTTCTATTTCCGCCGATCGTTAACCCGACTGCTGGCTGGAGTGAGTCGGACTGGAAGAGGCTATGGGGAATTGAAACAATTGAGTGCATCCGTTACTTCATGTGGTCCGTAGGGCATGAAGTAATTTTGACAAATGAGAATAGGGTTCGTCGGCATATCAGTTCGGATTGTAGAGAAGCTAGGACAATTTGGTTATTCTTTATCCCTATTGTCTGGCATAGTGCGTTTTTTTAGGGGACTTTAAGGCGTGGCTGCAGCTGAACCTAAGGTTAAAAGAGCGATGGTGCGGTAAATCGTGGTCCGCGGTCTTCGCTATAAGCTGCTGGTTCATATGGAGGTGGCGTAATGAACTGACATTCGAAGGTTTGAATCGTGGGTCTCAGAATACAAGTGATAGACCTTACGACCAGGATCGTTTGGTGAAGTGGGTTTCGCCGGCGGAGGAGTGGATTAAGGTTAATTGTGACGGGGCATTGAAGGGCGATCCCGGCTGGGCGGCATGTGGAGGTCTGGCTCGGGACAGTACAGGTAACTAGATGAGGGGGTTTGTGTGTAATCTGGGGATCTATACTGTGCTACTAGCAGAGTTATGGGGCATCTATTATGGAATGGAGTTGGCCTGAAGAATGAGTTGGAAGAAAGTCATTTTTGAAACAGATTCGCAGCTGGCTGTAAACATGATCAATGAGGAAACACCGAGTTCCCACAGGTATTACTGGCTGATAGAAAAATGTCGGAAGTGATCAAGTTACGATTGGGAGGTCAAAGTCGTTCATACCCTTCGCGAAGGGAATAGGGCGACAGATTTTTTGGCTAATTTCGCAGGTTCAATGAGCTTAGGGCACCACGAATGTGATGAGCCCCTGTAGATCTTAGGGACATCCTTATGTCGGATAAATCCGGTTCTTGTATCATCAGGAGAGCTCGGGATCCCCTCTAAATctcgttttttgttttttttacgtGTACCCTTCcctctcttaaaaaaaaaaaacaacaaaatttaatttatagaATTCTAATTCCGTCCAAATTTTAATATACAATATTCCATTGCAAAACACCGATATATCTTCACAAACGGGCCTTTGTAGTTGAGGCATGCTTTGCACTTTAATTCAGTACAGCAAACCTCTAGCCTCTAAAACCCTAACAACCTCTGCCTTCCTAATCCACACCGATAGCGACCCGCTCCTCGCCCCTCGCTATGGCACTTCAAACTGTTCGCCTCCGTCGAGTTGTAACCTCACTCTCCGCACTCCACCGCTCTTTTTACTCTCCGATTACCTCCGCTTACTCTCCTCCACAAATTTCAATTTCTGATTCGCTGTCCGTACAACCATCGGCATCTTTCCGCTTCCAATCGCGGTCATTCTCGACACCATGGTTTTGTCCCTGGAAAGAAGACGAAGTGCATAAGGATGAAAATGATGCGGCGCTTTCCAAGGACAGCGATTCCAAGGACAGCGATTCCAAGGGCAACGATTCCCAGGACAGCGATTCCAAGGGCAACGATTCCACGGACAGCGATTCCAAGGGCATTCGTCTGACGATGGAGGAATTTGAGGATCTGGTGCTTTCCATGGACAAGGTTTCCAAGGAAAAATTGTCCAGGGAGGAAATTGATGCTATGATGCGTGCCAAGATCAACCAGTGCAAGGAAGAACTGGCGAAGGAGGAAAAAGATGCTTTGTTGCTTTCCAAGGACAACGATTCCAAGGACGATGAGTCGAAGGAGAAAAATGATGGTTGGGTGTTCTCCTTGGACGATATTTCGAAGGAGGACGGTGATGATCTTTTCAAAAATGTGAAACCTTTATCGAGCTACGATTTGGATAGCGAGTTGACAAAGGAGGAACGTGATTATACGGATATTTTCAAGAAATACGATATGAAGGCAATGATGGCCAAGGCCAAGGAGCAAGAGGAAAAGGAAGCTGAAGAATATAAGGAGTATGAGGGCTATAATTTCATGAGGCGCAGGGAAGAAGAGTATCCTTTTAATTTCTTTGAAGATGAAGAGCCCAGGGTGCCCAAGAACGAAGATGATATCATGGAAATTTTTGCAGGCTGTGATTTAAAACATTGGCTGGTTACTGTTGATTTCCCAGACCCGCCGCCAGAGCCAAAGGAGATGATTGCCACTTACGAGCGGGTTTGCGCAGAGGGACTCGGGATCAGGTACTTGTTTCACATTGCTGGAAAAAAATCTTACTTGGATCTAAATCTTTGCTACTACTGAAATAGAAATATTTGTTGATCTTATACTGATTGGCAAACTTTGGTTAACTTCTAAATGCCTTTGATCTTTGAATTGAACCCTCGTACATTGTTTCaagaatctctctctctctctctattatATAGGCTTACTCATTATTTGGTCTCCTAACCTATGAAAAATGTTGTTGGTGCGTTTGCACCGTGACCTATGACTTGGTAACATTTACTCCCTAACAAACAATTTGGACATAACTATCACATAAAGTGAAATTGTGCTTTTTATTGTACACAGCGGAattgaaaattacaaaacaggTGTATGGTTAAAATTCAAATGTGTAATACTTGCAATCAAAAGCTGGTTAACGTTTGTGTGTGATagtctatgttgcacggaaatgcAAACTGAAACGGAGACGGAAAGACGGAAACGGACAGACGCCAGGAAAAGTTATTTTTCAGAAAATTTAGCTAGAAAACCGTaatggaaacggaaacggaCACAAAACGTGGAAATGCCAATGACTAATAGTTTCTGTGCAACGTAGGTGATGGTTCCATCCAAATTGGTTCGCATTTATTGAGGTCAGGGGATGCAATTGTTACCAAATCATAGGCCAGGGTGCAAACACCAACATTTTATTTTATAGATCAAGGGGCAAGTAATGCTTTAAGCCCCTGCAATATGTAATATAATTGCAGAATCTAGAGTATTCTTGTAACTCTCCAAGTTGGACAATGTTTCAGCTGGTCTATTCCTGATGATTGCAGGTTATGAAAGCTTTGTTAGGCTATGTTATGTGGTAGTAGATTATCTCACTAACTGAAAATATGCTTGTTTTAATGCTCTAATGAATAATTCTCATTATAGCTGCTGAACTATTATATACATTATATAGAATGGTAGCTTGTTTGCATTGGTTATTATAGGGTGGTTGTGGTACAAAACTTACAGAGCTATATGTTCTTATTGGATAACTGAGGCATCTTTGAGTTTTGGATATTGATAGActgaaaagtaatttttttttttttttgcggtGTGGCTTTCAGTATTGAGGAGGCAAAGAAAAGAATATATGCTTGTAGCACCACAGTTTATGAAGGGTTTCAGGTTGAGATGACAAAAGAGGAGTCAGAAAAGTTTGTTGGTATGTTTTTGTATCATCTTCTTGTTTGAACAATGATATTGAGGTATGGGCACTAAATGTGTTTTTCGTTATACAGATGTACCTGAAGCTCTTCTCATATTACCAGATTCGTTCATGGATAGGAAAAACATGGAGTATGGAGGTGAGATTTTGTCCTTGTTAAATTGTATGAGAGGAGaggagaggaaagaatttgaatCCCTGAGAAGTTGCTGTGTATGCATTTGATGAGTTAATACTTTTTTGAACCTAATTTCCACTGGTTTTCAGGAGACAAGTATGAAAATGGAGTGATAACACCAAGACCACCTCCGTTTACATATAAGAAAAAAGCCAGTAAGAAAAAAGATAACAAGGGAGATAAAAGCAGTGAGAAGGTGATAATGGCTCAGCCACCATCAAAGCAAGGAGGTTCAGTGGGAAATCAAGGTGCAAATCCGTAAAGGGGCGAAGGAAATGCTATAGTATGTAGATGGAGGAgggtaaataaatagtgttagTTTATAAGGAAGTAGGAATTACTAACAGTTTTCCATGTGATTGAATAGTTAGGAATGTCTGCTCCATCATTGGTTCCCCTTCTTTACGTATATGAATAGAAGGAAAGGATTTCCAACTATAGGAgcatatcatttcatttttagGTGCCTTACTATCTGCTAGTATCAATTGACTActtatattattactattattgtAATTGTTGTTGTTGATGTTCAATGACACTAAAACATCAAGGCATAAgttacaaaattacccttatcGTTGCTTGCCAAAATTACAAGTTGGATCTATTGTAGTAGGCATTGTTAATGAAGCTTGTGACATGTTAGCAAGTTGGATCTATTGTAGTAGGCATTATTAATGatgcttttttatttattgttgaAAAAGGTAAATGAAGCTTTCTTTAGTCATGAAATTATTAGCTCCAAAATTTTTCGAGCATATCAAAATGATTATATCATAGGGGAAATTACACATGATATCATtatgatctttttttttttttggaaaagtaacttggtttaaaagtttgcaaaatggtatcatgtacttcattccgttagcaaacacatactaaattgattaacggtgttaaaagtcagagggaaaagagttaatttggtttttatatttattattttataaattaacttcttttattatttaattatcataaataaaccccaaaataaaaattaaaaatcaaatacaccatctttttagtttttaatttttgttctttttttttcaatttccgACAAAAATTATGAGTTcaacgaagaagaagatgattcTTTCTTCGAATTGGAACTTACTGTTCCTGATTTTGACACCCATAACAGTCCACTAGACATTGATAGCAACAGATTTGACAATAAGAATCAAAATCCCAATTTGAAACACCTTCTGATTCTTTGTCTAATTCTGATTCTCTGTCTAAGAAGAAGATCCTCCCAATTAGACCCAATTCCACCTCCAAACCTCAATCCCCAATTTCAATTCTGAAATCAGCGCCGAGATTTCGTGTTCTTATGTTCACTGGTTTTGCAGCAGGATGGTATCCAAAGCGCCATTCTTCATTGCAAGAAATCTTTCAACTCTGCGAGTTCTAGAGGTAATTAAATTCGATTATTTAATTGCATTTAATTGCTTAATTAAGCTTTATGTACAAAACATGAATTGCAAACACtttgaaattcaattgattttagagaaagaaattaaaaaagagaagagataagaaagagaaataagaagaaaaataagaaattaaagagtttGAGAtgatggtgtatttgatttttattttttattttggggtttgttgataattagataataaagagggttaattt includes:
- the LOC136226467 gene encoding uncharacterized protein; translated protein: MALQTVRLRRVVTSLSALHRSFYSPITSAYSPPQISISDSLSVQPSASFRFQSRSFSTPWFCPWKEDEVHKDENDAALSKDSDSKDSDSKGNDSQDSDSKGNDSTDSDSKGIRLTMEEFEDLVLSMDKVSKEKLSREEIDAMMRAKINQCKEELAKEEKDALLLSKDNDSKDDESKEKNDGWVFSLDDISKEDGDDLFKNVKPLSSYDLDSELTKEERDYTDIFKKYDMKAMMAKAKEQEEKEAEEYKEYEGYNFMRRREEEYPFNFFEDEEPRVPKNEDDIMEIFAGCDLKHWLVTVDFPDPPPEPKEMIATYERVCAEGLGISIEEAKKRIYACSTTVYEGFQVEMTKEESEKFVDVPEALLILPDSFMDRKNMEYGGDKYENGVITPRPPPFTYKKKASKKKDNKGDKSSEKVIMAQPPSKQGGSVGNQGANP